ACAcctttttttcattgattttaataGTCCATCAATATAGTCCTGATAAGTTGCTTTCCAGATATTTTGAATTTCCTGATGCAAttcgtttacatttttttttatgaattctcctatcaactTCATCCTACAAATTCTCAATGGGCTTTGGGCTGGAAAAGGCATAACATCAAGTGTATTAatactttatattatattataatatattaaccAATTTTGATGTGTGTTgtgggtcattgtcatgttgaaaacCCTTTCTTAAGCACATGTTGTCTTCTGCCGATAGTAGAATATGACTTTCCAATATATTTTGATATGCAAAGACATCCATAACACCTTCGATTTTCACCGATGGACCCATACCAAACCTGCtaaagcaaccccaaaccataaTGCCaccaccaccatgttttacgGTGGGTCACATATACTTAGGGTTAAATCTTTCATTCACCAGTCTCCTAACTCAGCAAATACCATTGGATCTAAATAGTTTAAATCAACTTTCGTCTGAAAATACTACTGTTTTCCATTTTTGGCAAGTCCAGTTAAGATGGTCTTTTGCGAATCTCACTATAGACTCTCTGTTTTTCTTTGAGATAAACAGCTTCTTTGTGGACTTTCTGCCATGTAAACCAGCTTCTTTAAGTCTTCGGTTTATAGTGCTTATGTACTCCTTTCTATCCCTTCCATTAAAATAAGAAACAGTTCTCAATGTTATGGATTTATTTGAATTTGTCTTTTGCTATTGTGGGGGATTGCTCCCCTTTTTGGAATCTTAATTTTCACTTGTGGTTTTTCATATTCCTTTTCAATAAAACGCAGTTTTATAAAGACACAAAGCCATAATATATTGAAGGGAATGActtattacttaatattaatttaaatgtataaatacataaaaaataaaccacattttgttttttgactgGGCACGGCGAACGTATAGTCCCTGACAAATCATCCAGCCAACTCACTGACAGCATGTTCAACTGCTGCAATATTTCTCCCACAGTACACAGAGGAAAATTTTTTTCCCCTGTGTACAGTGGGGCCCACACAGGTGCATAAAACCTCGCGACGGTGACGTCGTTTTATTAGTCCGGTCGATAAATGGTTGCTAAATTGTTAGTCTGGGTagagtaaaagtaaaaatatcgAAAGTTCCGAACAGCTATTTTATGACTGTGTTTcttcatttcttattttttccataatctCTTCCTTTATTTGCAGTGACAAATGTACACCTTGTTATTTTAagtctttatattattaaattcaccACAGATTATCTGAAGAGTACAAATGGAACTGAACAGAATTACAAATAAAGTTTAGTCGGTCTATAAatggaccaaaaaaattatcatcaaaGCCTGTGGTCTCCCAAGATTAACAAAAACATTCCGATCATTGTATTTGTTAAATGCTAAATCTTATTTATGTCTGAAtgcctaaatatttttaagccaTAGGTTTTATTGTATTTTGGGTATATACATTTGAATTTCATTTTAGGTTTCTTAACTTGTGTAAGAATACTTTGCTATTGGTGAATAGATGAATAAATACTGCAAAATTACAGTTTTAGGAGAAATGTTGCTAAAAAAGTCTAGAGCCTTAAAGAGGTATTTGCTTTGGATCTATTTTAAACCACATGTTTAACAGAACTCTTTAGGTTTATTCCTGAAactaatcaaaaaatatttaaaatacaattaacCTGGTGGCCAGTGCATTTGCCTTCCGCTCAACACGTGAATATGCAAGTGGTATACTGACTGGGCACCAATCGGTCCATCATTAACCACCAGTCGAAAGCCCTTATCCAATTTTCTTGTAGCGGCGATTTTCTTGGCCACAATCATTAAATGTCCAAGAAGGGCCTCGTCGGAGTCCTCGGCTTTGGACAGTTGCGAAATCGCTTTGCGAGGAATAACGAGAAAATGAACGGGGGCCTGTGGGTTAATGTCATCAAAGGCTACACACTAAAAAACCATGATTTATGAAGTGGGAGGCAGGTTAAATGTTGTTAATTGTATGGTTACCTGGTCGTCTTCGTAAATGAACTTACAAGGGATCTCTTTACGTAGTATTTTTCCGAATATTGTGTCTTCGCCGGCTTGGGCGTCTTGCGCCAGTTGCACCTCGTccgccatttttaaaaatgaaacaaaaacaaactttaCGTCAGCTTGATTTGCtctcttttattgaaaaaaggtGAATGAAGCAGCAACGTGAAGCAAGAAACATGGCATgatcttcttcttcctcttcttttgTAAAAGTAGTGTTGCTATGTAGCAAAATCCAGAAGGAATGTATTTTTTACTTCACGTCGCTCATCTGTCTCTTCTTGTCTCTAATGTggttaatgtaatttttactaCACGTCATCTATTGGGTTGGTTTACATCGGTAACTTTTTATATCCcgattctaaattatttattcgagTCACTAATTTCACAGAGTATACTCATTTCTATTGATTAagtataatatgtaaataatcACCTCCTAGAAAAGAGAAGGCAAAAGAGAAGGGAGGCTAATTATCaggaagtttaaataaaaaaaaaataagagacgTTTTTTTCTTAGCCTAATCtggataatttaattttgcttacACGTCATCTAATGATATGGTTTATATCGGAAGCTATAGTTTATAAAGTCCTAATGAAAATGTTCAATGGAATCAAGTTACATATTAGAAAGAGATAAAAGATAAGAATAGAGTGCCTGTTTTTTCATTCACTATTTCATGCTCtcgacattcaaaattatttgactCTAATATAAAAAGATAAGCGACAAGGGGAGAGTGAACGTCTTTCCTTGTCTAATGTCAATTTCCATTGCACATAATTTCATTTACTGGTTTTATGTTGGAACTTCTTTAACTTCCTAATTGAATTAAAGTCGTTTGGTGAGCTGACGTGAAGTAGGAAATTAATGTGATTGTGATTGCTGGTCAATTAAAAAActacacaatttaaaattaatattaaacaaaaacatttgTTCTATAGCATCGGTACTATATAGTGGACATTTATTTTTAGCTCATAATCGTTTTTATCGTTATTTATaatccaaaattaatttttttgaacaaaCAATCCTGATAGAAAAAGACACACAATCAGCTGATGTGCAatcacgaacttaaaaatatacctggactgccaattcaatgaaaagtaaacacgaacttaaaaatatacctggactgctaatgcatatggccacgatacccaaaaatgaccactgcatggtggccgccatttttatagtggttgtgtccttttgatgttggtcactctgaaaatttttagagttgccaacaaaaaatatattaaataacggtaatgaagttgacatttgacgtgtgagtatagcggattgcctagtttttgacgatttgtaaacgacgcttgggtatatcgcctggaacaggcgatgcatctttctccttatttaatacgtgaataatgtatcaccatctttatttaaaggtatttggttcagtttctcaaaaccgaattattgtgaattgtccgtctgtgttgtttataatagaataatatattgagttgttgacagaataatgaataatatattttttctatataaaccctttataattacaaaccctcataaaatcatctatattttgattcttatatatggttgtacccattaatgtggaaacactgtacatggaaggaaagtaaaacttgtaatagtaaaaatagaaagaaaataagtgtttttaactgaattcgttaagtaaatacaagcaaaaacttaaatgaatatcatggtattaggatttataagattcaagattatcagaatgataaaacaaatattttaaagtgcatgcatctattccaagttgattgaaacgttgtctcattttaggtgaggattactttctttaataaattttaactttcataattcttaaagaagtaccagaaaaatcacagatctaacgcaactatcttaaattcttacctatatgtaactttctattttgtattttcgtaaacataacctctcaaaaactttaattgttttgtttccctacagttggcacaattaaaatttgtcagagtgaccaacatcgaaaggacacaatcacgcaaaatggcggccccctagtagtggtcatttactttcacgaacttaaaaatatacctggactgccaattcaatgaaaagtaaatgaccactactagggggccgccattttgcgtgattgtgtcctttcgatgttggtcactctgacaaattttaattgtgccaactgtagggaaacaaaacaattaaagtttttgagaggttatgtttacgaaaatacaaaatagaaagttacatataggtaagaatttaagatagttgcgttagatctgtgatttttctggtacttctttaagaattatgaaagttaaaatttattaaagaaagtaatcctcacctaaaatgagacaacgtttcaatcaacttggaatagatgcatgcactttaaaatatttgttttatcattctgataatcttgaatcttataaatcctaataccatgatattcatttaagtttttgcttgtatttacttaacgaattcagttaaaaacacttattttctttctatttttactattacaagttttactttccttccatgtacagtgtttccacattaatgggtacaaccatatataagaatcaaaatatagatgattttatgagggtttgtaattataaagggtttatatagaaaaaatatattattcattattctgtcaacaactcaatatattattctattataaacaacacagacggacaattcacaataattcggttttgagaaactgaaccaaatacctttaaataaagatggtgatacattattcacgtattaaataaggagaaagatgcatcgcctgttccaggcgatatacccaagcgtcgtttacaaatcgtcaaaaactaggcaatccgctatactcacacgtcaaatgtcaacttcattaccgttatttaatatattttttgttggcaactctaaaaattttcagagtgaccaacatcaaaaggacacaaccactataaaaatggcggccaccatgcagtggtcatttttgggtatcgtggccatatgcattagcagtccaggtatatttttaagttcgtgtgTGCAATTAATCCGATGCCTGGCTGGTTGCATACTATCCAAATAATAAACTAGGtcaaatattcaattaaattagacctttgtttttgttgttatgTTTTTAACAGGCAATAAACGAGCCCGTTATTACTTACTTCTCAGGAATCAAATTACATTTTACTACAAAATGCATTATCAGCACATTCAATTAGattaattttccaattattgTTACGGGGCGTATTCACGTGACTGTAAAAAGCTGACGCGGGCCAATCAGCGTGCGCCAAATACCGTATGTTACGAAACGTCACGGGGAAACGTCAAAATGGTCGCGAATATACGGAAGGGAAACTCCTAATCACAATACAAATCGACTGAAAATAATCGTGTTAAGTGCCAGTAAACCGCGTTTTATAGATTACCACACGTATAATTGCGTTGTTCAGTTTCGGACGGCATAAAAATGGACTCGTTGCCCGTAACATTGATAGTTAAAGCTCCGAACCAGCAAATCGAAGACCAAAAAATTAGGTGTGAAACGTCATGgagtataaataaattgaaacagCATTTATCCGAGGTTTATCCCAGTAAACCAGTAAGTTATATTAGTTACATCCTGGTCGTTTAATATTTCCTTCCTTAACTGATTAGGCCCTTGTATAGTATGCTACATAGCACCTGTTAGTAAACAACGTTGCATCATCAcattactataataatatttatattatgattgCAATAAATTACACCGCCTAACAGCATGTATgttgcatggaatatttttatgattctaggcttatttttaatgctgatattaaataatgtcatcagtttatatgtgtcagctctagtttttgagttaaaaggagggagtattttttgggaattaaaaatacactcaacgtacaaacatttttaattacaagaactatacactcaggaattttcttttatatgattttctactagttttgaatgaactgctactctgaatactccagcaaaaatcggccaacatatgtgcatcccagcgaccctgaaatcgttcctccatggttcaaagatcttggtggaatcgttcaccctgttcttcactcatgtcaccgagattttcaggaaaatggtgtaaatggctgtgtaggaagtgcactttgatgctcatgttacatccaagtcgctggaagtgtgacaacatctcttcgacgtgcgcaatgtaatcatcacccttcctattacctaagaaattttggataacccaaacaaaggaatcccatgcattcttctcaatttctgacattgagctggtgaaattaggatcgtttaccaacttgcgaatttgtggaccatcaaatatacctaccttgagtttttctgaacttagacttggaaatttccttgaaatatatttgaaacattcaccatctttatttaatgccttaacatattgcttcattaaacctagtttaatgtgcaggggtggcaatatgatacgatctcgtggcactagaggttcatttataacattaagactacctggaagtagtgcttccctagagggccattctttttttgaccaatgttctgattttgctctactatcccataaacacataaaacaaggatatttagtgtagcctccttgttgtcctaaaaggaagttcaccatcttaagatcaacgcaaatcacccatttatgattgttatatttgattttgttcatgaccagtgctattgtggggtattcttccttaactttagttgaatgtgctattggtatggagcctagtttatttccgttgtgcaatagtacacacttcaaactccgttttgacgagtcaataaataaacgccaatcgattggttcatatttctgcaagcccatggcagtcattaaaccagaaatattagtacaaaatacaaaattatcctcctcagcgaaaaagggaagtaagtctttttctcgagtgcggtaataaaaaactttagtttctttagttaaaagatttctctcttttaatctggaggccaataattcagacgaagttttggatagtccaaggtctctaattaaatcatcaagtgcactttgatcgaatggttttggttcaaagagattttctggaacaaactCGTCATCTCTCATTCTACTCAGTTCATTCAATTCATCAGAACTTTctgtagatgtagatggtaATGGTAAAGATGTATCTTTTGAGCTCCCTACAGGCCTCACAGCTGATGTTGATGTGGGGTAAATCCATTTGGAGCGGTTCGTCTTGTtgattccttttatattaacaacgcAAAAATAGCAGTCATCGTGATGATTTAAAGGTTCACTCCAAATCATTgggattggaatttaaaagagagtctcttcttagtggcccataaacgtaattcttcaacacaaattttgcacacaatattgggcacccagcacttgttatctgtttccaaaggaaaaccaaaacactctaaatacgctcgtttcacaaagtctgacatattcaatcgaaatttttgaaaaacatattcaccacaaatataacaaaaacaattcggatcgttaatgcagacccttcttagcgaagtcatgatgaaaattacaataatttatctaaaacgcgactataatagataaaaaaccaaaaataaagataaatgagaagaacgtagctatatctaaacaactcgagctgttagagtaaaactgacgacagattcgaaatcagatgcctcgaattagtaaaaaacaataaaaatatttcagtcaacCTAAAATAACCTTCGATTTGTTGTGCAGTGTTATTTATTAAAGACATCAGATGTATGGAAAAAACTTCTTAATCTTAAGTACAAATGGTTCTCCGGGTATGGATATTGTACACCAGGGCGGTGGTACTTCCTAATGCCCTTCAGTAATAACATCTTACACCCTGTGTTTGTTTAGTGGTTAGTTTCTAACCTAATGGAAACTGGTGACCAAATATTCAACAACTCTCAAGAGTCTGTCTAAGCTCTTAAAGATAACCCATACTTTATAGGAGAACTCTTACTACTTTTGTTTATCAGTGATTTGGCTAAAGAGAATTggaattcaaaatatttattatttgcggatgatttaaaattatattaaaaaaaataaaaatatacaagactGTAAACATGATTTGAACAGGATTAATAGTTGGTCTAAGATATGTTCTAcactttaatattaacaaatgtAATGACctttagaagaaaaaaactaaacttactTATCATTATAAGATTAATAGAGACGGTCTGCCTCGAGTGAGATGCAGAATTTTGGTGTCGTTTTTGATTCACAAGTTGATTTCAAAATGTATATtagtgaaattattaaaattgagaaCAAATCATACAAAATATATGGATTTATTGTCAGAAACAGAGAGaactttaacaatttaaagTGTCCCAGAATACTTTAGGTGTCTTACATAAGAACCACTGTTAGAGTGTTGCCCTAATATATGGAGCCCAAATTCCCAAATTTGATATCATTAAACATACAACTTAAAAACATTAGAAAGTCATGGAACTATGGCATGTTtgcataaatttattaatggtaGCGATGATCCTTATTTGATAGCTTTactaagtttttatttatcagCTTATCAAACCAGAAATTTTGTAGTGTTGTATGTTGATGGTGCATgtataaactattatttaaatccTTCTATTATTAACATGTGTaagttatatatataataatgaaataaatgaacaatatgatatttttaatataggtaGTCTTAAAAATCTGCTCAAAGAAATACTGTATTAATTTTCAGGTTTTATGTACTTGCATTAAGTTATTTTGTAAAATCCTCCTGCTCTGTAAATGGACATATGTCTGTAgactttgtaaataaataaataaaaaagtctgAGTTAAAGCAACTGGGTTGGATTAATATGGGTAATCAACTGGAACTTAGCTTTGCAACATTTGTTCATAGGATAGTTTTGTCTACTAAAATTCCTCCAGAGTATAAAATGGACAGGATAATAAAACCTTTTTCACTCCTTGcctaaatttacattaagaatCAAGGCTTTTCATGCTTAGGGGGTGGTGGTTGTAGATTTTCTTCTCTATATACCAATTTCTTGTTAACTTCCAGATGTTTGTGTATATGAGTTGAtcacaaaaattctaaaattatgaATTAGAAGAAATACATATATCACTGCCCTCTTTTGCAAAgcaaaaaatgtgaaataaataGTCGGAACAAAAACCCCAGAAAACAACACCATAATCAACTAAGGCCAAGTAAGCAGTCCCTGCTGCCTCATAGGGCAAATCATTATGCATATGTTAAGCTTTCGGTTAttattaatgtgcctatttatTAGATAACTGCCTAACCAGATATTATTCATGGAGTGAAACTTCTATAGACATTAGTCTTTAACCAGAGTCACACCATAGACTGATTTCTGCTAAATCTTTATGAATcgtctccaaaagttccatgtCACTGGTTGCAAAAATCATGAATTTACAATAGATATTTAGTCTGACCATGCAATTTATGTACATCTATAGGACATGCTTTAACACTACAGCACTCTCTtagaaatgttttaattatatagctctatctaaatatataatgtacTGACCAATATAAAACATCTATTATTGTatcatttttgcatttttaggcCTGGTGTTATATATTCTGGCAAAACACTTTCTAGTTCTTAGTAGACAGTGAAAATTGTCTAAAATAGCCTATATTAACTGTGTTtcagtttagattctttaatctctgtatgtatataaataaaagaaaatttattattattataagcttCATATCATTTGCTGATCAAGCCTACTCATATTTCAAACTAATATTATTCTACcctttattttgtatgttagtTTTTCCATTTAAGTTCtgaatatcatatattttgaTTGGAATATAATCAAAACAGGATGCAGATAACTCGGGTGTTTACTTTCTGGAttgttaaatgtttttatagAATCCCTCACACCCTGTACataaattaattgtgaagtTTATTGCTTATGTAAATACCactaaatatgtatgtatatttaaataaataaatacatttcttCCTAATACCTTGCTATGCTTTCCATGTATATATGTCACACATGAAATATTTTGTGTCTCTCACCATCTTAAACTCTATCATAAagatgttatttatatttttctacaaaaaaataaaataaacctaatatttgtatcaaaattattatatatatacactGCTACGCAATTTCATTTCAACTTAAGATAAAAATCACACAATTAAGATAAAAGTCTTATCTCCCACCTTTCATTTTCAGCCACACCACGAACAAAAACTGATATATTCCGGCCAGCTTCTAAATGACACTGTGATACTAAAAGACATTCTCAGACAGTACGAGGGCCAAGATACTCATACTGTGCATCTGGTTTGCACACCTAAACAAGCAAAAATGGCCAGTAGTAGACCCAAACAGACCACTCCTGTGTTAGAAAATCCTAGTGGTGGAACCAGTCGTCAAGAACAAGGAAGTTCTCCAGAAAGGACAAACACACAACCAGAGAACACGCCGCAAAACAACGCGACAGCGAATAACAGGGTTCCACCGGCCTATCCTAATGCCCAATTTGCACCCAATGGTTACCCATGGTCGTATTTTAATGGACAAATTCCACAAGCCCCTCAAGTGGATTTTAATGCCCTGAACCAGTACCAGATGCAAATGGCTTGGATGCAACAGGCTTATTTGCAGTATGTGCAGGCTCAATATATGCAgctgtaagtatttttttttttatattaaattgattGCAATGAACTTTAACAATGGGTTTCTTTATTGTATTTCATATCAGTGCCAGTAAAATTCAATAGTCagatttttgataatatttggtttatattactgttttttattgcatattgttaaatgtatatatatattatttaaatgtaattgtaTAGTATATACATGAACCCcacataaatatttactttgtagATACATGTAAGTTGGTTatgataaagatttaaaaaaaaggtgacCTTGCAAATTGCTATTTGgcttatcaaaattaaatatacacaATTTACAGAATTGAAAAGTTTAGTTCACattgttatttattactttttgtatttttggcaaacaaatgaataatttattaaaattgcatttttaaatttttatggatCCACAAAGGATGTAGTCAACTTAGCACTAAGAAAAATCAAGGTACAAGATATTCTgcttttgaataaaaatgtgTTCATCTTTTTTGACTGAGCAAAGCCACGATTTGTCTACTAAATCACGTGTGCCTAATCAGATATTTCTAAAGCCAAAGGTCGCTTTGCAGTTAGGGCATTGGCTTAATGACCTTCcaacaaaatgtattttaataaaacaaaaaattaatttcaatgcCTGTACGGTAAAAAAATGATcttaaatatctgaaaaacttaataaaatagaagTTGCTTAATTTATATGCAACACCTTGTATTTTCACCAATAATTGtaacaatgaattttttttcgaatttaattaGGTTTTCCTATACCTAaacctttataaaaaatagcaatatttaaaatgaggatttttttaaacttaaaacataaaataataaatttcatatcacattttcttgtaattcttttattgttttattaatttttgcctGTTAAAGTAactccataagaaaaaatccggCACTGTCAAATCCGGCGATCTTGGAGGCCACTCCATAGGACTACCCCCTCCTATCCATCagttatcaaaattattattttaaaattcatccATTTGAAGCCACAGAATTTTTTGAAGGGGTAGAGGAATATTCTCCAATAATACtggaaaatcattatttaggaACTCCAAACGACTTGTACCATTTAAATTTGCATGAAAAAAATGTGGATCAATTACAGAGCCACTTATACATTAACAGATCATTTATGTTATGGACTACTCTAAACGCATTCAGATTGGAATCAGAGTAATGATGAAAATTAGATTTGTGGAAAGAGCCCATTATTGTGAAAAGTGCATTCATAGGTAAATAGaacattgttaaaaaaatcattattatcaaCAACCTTATTCAAGACCCATAtacaaaattcaattcttcTAACAAAATCATTTGCCAACAGTTCTTGGAGATGATGGATTTTATAGAAACACTGACTTCTTGCAATTTGGTTTTGACCGATATGAGGATCTTCCATAACTGCAGCAATAACGGCCAACTCAATATCTTCGTTTTCCATTATGGGTTTTCTTTTAGGATCTGTCTTGTACTGAATACTTCCAGTTATTTTGGAGACACTCACTACGAATAAATACCATGTTAATTCGTTCTTCTCTAAAGTAATTTAAGCAAAACAAATTGTCAAAagctttaatttataaacgaGAACTTAAGCAACtgacaattttggttttttccatGTAAAAAACAATGCTTTTCAtggacaatttctgttctattatagTTAGAGCGTTGATTTAAAAACGACCAGTAtagaaatcattaattataataatgtgGAAAGTTTCAACGACCAACTcccaaaaaaagtcaaaattttgggcaattttggttttttccatGTAACAAACATTGCTTTTCAtggacaatttctgttctattacAGTTAGAGCGTTGATTTAAAAACGACCAGTaaagaaatcattaattataataatgtgGAAAGTTTCAACGACCAACTCCCAAAAAaggtcaaaattttgggcaatttagGTTTTTTCCATGTAAAAAACAATGGTTTTCAaggacaatttctgttctattatagTTAGagcgttgatttaaaaactaccaataaggaaatcattaattataataatgtagAAAGTTTCAACGACCAACtcccaaaaaaaagtcaaaattttgggcaatttagGTTTTTTCCATGTAAAAAGTAATGGTTTTCAaggacaatttctgttctattatagTTAGAGCGTTGATTTAAAAACGActagtaaggaaatcattaattataataatgtgGAAAGTTTCAACGACCAACTCCCAAAAAaggtcaaaattttgggcaatttagGTTTTTTCCATGTAAAAAACAATGGTTTTCAaggacaatttctgttctattatagTTAGagcgttgatttaaaaactaccaataaggaaatcattaattataataatgtgGAAAGTTTCAACGACCAACtcccaaaaaaaagtcaaaattttgggcaattttggttttttccatGTAAAAAACATTGCTTTTCAtggacaatttctgttctattatagTTAGAGCGCTAATTTAAAAACGACcggtaaggaaatcattaattatagtAATGTGGAAAGTTTCAACGAGCAACTcccaaaaaaagtcaaaattttgggcaattttggttttttccatGTAACAAACATTGCTTTTCAtggacaatttctgttctattatagTTAGAGCGTTGATTTAAAAACGACCAGTAAAGaaatcattaaatataataacgTGGA
The sequence above is a segment of the Anthonomus grandis grandis chromosome 12, icAntGran1.3, whole genome shotgun sequence genome. Coding sequences within it:
- the LOC126743177 gene encoding adenosine 5'-monophosphoramidase HINT1 is translated as MADEVQLAQDAQAGEDTIFGKILRKEIPCKFIYEDDQCVAFDDINPQAPVHFLVIPRKAISQLSKAEDSDEALLGHLMIVAKKIAATRKLDKGFRLVVNDGPIGAQSVYHLHIHVLSGRQMHWPPG
- the LOC126743004 gene encoding homocysteine-responsive endoplasmic reticulum-resident ubiquitin-like domain member 2 protein, encoding MDSLPVTLIVKAPNQQIEDQKIRCETSWSINKLKQHLSEVYPSKPPHHEQKLIYSGQLLNDTVILKDILRQYEGQDTHTVHLVCTPKQAKMASSRPKQTTPVLENPSGGTSRQEQGSSPERTNTQPENTPQNNATANNRVPPAYPNAQFAPNGYPWSYFNGQIPQAPQVDFNALNQYQMQMAWMQQAYLQYVQAQYMQLATGQPLIPPPQTVPTPAPPANNHIPNAQPQEVPQAAAAQENVAAAAQPQQQQQPENEEHDWLDVFYMLSRAMVLFSVVYFYSSPLRFVFVLFLGVALYLYQAGFFRHININNNNIDGAPDGAAPQEEQAPTGLMVAWTFITTFFASLVPEVPNINA